The proteins below are encoded in one region of Brachyspira intermedia PWS/A:
- a CDS encoding 4Fe-4S dicluster domain-containing protein, producing MNINNNASQLKKEILVKIALMFIEDRLIEDIDRLPIEIIPRDSKSIRCCIHNDREIIKNRIMARLGISVEGKEDSGIPLSEYAKLALERDKPTWPMLTVLDEACNACVRANFMVTNACQACLARPCMMNCPKDAITILDEKRAHIDSSKCINCGLCLKNCPYHAIIYIPVPCEESCPVGAINKNDQGKEVIDYHKCIFCGNCMRECPFGAMMDKGQLLDVLKHLKADEKVNVMYAPAIASQFNAKPGQLKSALLKIGFNKVWEVALGADVTSDREAAEFEERMERGDKLMTTSCCPAYVKAVRKHVPELIPCVSETRTPMHYTAEMMHEDDPDAINVFIGPCLAKRREGLDDDLVDYGLSMEELDALFIATGTDVSKEPDLDIESVPTASGRKYAVSGGVAEAVKVRLKHPEKLKAAVINGLDKDGMKQLKGYGKVQSGETPVTDDTPNLVEVMACNGGCVGGPCVVKNPKAAAVQLQRYASTGTEVKKD from the coding sequence GTGAATATTAATAATAACGCTTCTCAGTTAAAAAAAGAGATTTTGGTAAAGATAGCATTAATGTTTATCGAAGACAGACTGATAGAAGATATTGACAGATTACCTATAGAGATAATACCTAGAGATAGTAAATCTATAAGATGCTGTATACACAACGATAGAGAAATAATAAAAAATAGAATTATGGCAAGACTTGGAATAAGTGTTGAAGGTAAAGAGGATAGCGGAATACCATTGTCTGAATATGCCAAATTAGCATTAGAGAGAGATAAACCAACTTGGCCTATGCTTACGGTATTAGATGAGGCTTGTAATGCATGTGTAAGGGCTAATTTTATGGTAACAAATGCTTGTCAGGCTTGTTTGGCTAGACCTTGTATGATGAACTGTCCTAAAGATGCCATAACAATATTAGATGAAAAAAGGGCTCATATAGACAGCAGTAAATGTATAAACTGCGGATTATGTTTAAAAAATTGTCCTTATCATGCTATTATTTATATACCTGTGCCTTGTGAAGAATCCTGTCCTGTAGGCGCTATTAATAAGAATGATCAAGGAAAAGAGGTAATAGATTATCATAAATGTATATTCTGCGGTAATTGTATGAGAGAATGTCCTTTTGGAGCCATGATGGATAAAGGACAGCTTTTGGATGTACTTAAGCATTTAAAGGCAGATGAAAAAGTTAATGTAATGTATGCCCCTGCTATAGCTTCTCAATTTAATGCTAAGCCTGGACAATTAAAGAGTGCTTTACTAAAAATAGGATTCAATAAGGTTTGGGAAGTTGCTTTGGGTGCTGATGTTACATCTGACAGAGAAGCTGCTGAATTTGAAGAGAGAATGGAGAGAGGTGATAAATTGATGACTACTTCATGCTGTCCTGCTTATGTTAAAGCTGTTAGAAAGCATGTACCTGAATTAATTCCTTGTGTATCTGAGACAAGAACACCTATGCATTATACAGCTGAAATGATGCATGAAGATGATCCTGATGCTATTAATGTATTTATAGGTCCTTGTCTTGCAAAAAGAAGAGAAGGATTAGATGATGATTTAGTAGATTATGGCTTATCTATGGAAGAGCTTGATGCTTTATTTATAGCTACAGGTACTGATGTATCAAAAGAGCCTGATTTAGATATAGAATCTGTTCCTACTGCTTCCGGAAGAAAATATGCTGTAAGCGGAGGTGTTGCGGAGGCTGTTAAAGTAAGATTAAAACACCCTGAAAAATTGAAAGCAGCCGTTATTAACGGACTTGATAAAGATGGTATGAAGCAGTTAAAAGGTTATGGAAAAGTTCAGTCAGGAGAAACTCCTGTTACAGATGATACTCCTAATCTTGTTGAGGTTATGGCTTGTAACGGCGGATGTGTAGGAGGTCCTTGCGTGGTTAAAAATCCTAAAGCAGCTGCTGTTCAATTACAAAGATATGCTTCCACAGGTACTGAAGTAAAGAAAGACTAA
- a CDS encoding ankyrin repeat domain-containing protein, which yields MKLSFIFIFILYISAILFADTRSDFFSAVHSGDIKSVKEYIEMGINVNLQDERKRTPLMIATYKNDIKMVKLLVDNDANVNIQDAKLNSPFLYAGANGMLDIVKLIYKKADTRNVLNIFGGNALIPACEKGHLGTVKFLLENTDIDVNHINHLSFTALLEVTILGNDNLNYVEIVKLLLEHGADKTIKDKNGHDALYYAKARNLKNIEKLLTE from the coding sequence ATGAAATTATCATTTATATTTATCTTTATTTTGTATATAAGCGCTATTTTATTTGCTGATACTAGAAGCGATTTTTTTTCTGCTGTACATAGCGGAGATATTAAATCTGTAAAAGAATATATAGAAATGGGTATAAACGTAAATTTACAAGATGAAAGAAAGAGAACTCCTTTAATGATAGCTACATATAAAAATGACATAAAAATGGTAAAACTTTTAGTTGATAATGATGCCAACGTTAATATACAAGATGCAAAATTAAATTCACCTTTTCTATATGCAGGTGCAAATGGAATGCTTGATATAGTAAAACTCATATATAAAAAAGCTGATACTAGAAATGTATTAAATATTTTTGGAGGAAATGCATTAATACCGGCATGTGAAAAAGGACATCTAGGCACAGTAAAATTCCTTCTTGAAAATACTGATATCGATGTAAATCATATTAATCACTTATCTTTCACAGCTTTACTTGAAGTGACTATACTCGGAAATGATAATCTAAATTATGTAGAAATAGTTAAGCTTTTACTCGAGCATGGTGCTGACAAAACAATTAAAGATAAAAACGGACATGATGCTTTATACTATGCCAAAGCAAGAAATTTAAAAAACATAGAAAAATTATTAACAGAATAA
- a CDS encoding fibronectin type III domain-containing protein, with translation MKVHYIGFLIAFILYFTANLNAVVYDVFSDTNNIYYSTLNNFTNSYILYDSDSALNYLTGDTALDSSILQGLIYSKDIKSIEGANGGDAVFFHNIKSYIKLDYYTGDGTHNFDDTMTSFTLEFYLNPYRIRMNSQVLSKTAIYNENGVTKSSGIKANIVNGRLVWQFNNLFSYNGVYTNVMLTQGEYLKENEWRHHSVSFNAATGKLVKYIDGLEEQVVYLTSTGDETGSPYTIEFDNIKLDPLYLGNGFIGGLDAFYFTPRYKQTFNLYPYTADGEIISKVIDFEDQNTFIDSIDYVGNGTNGSYIDLYYRTSDYYFAPGDVNIAWEPLKNHTNTMTNTMTRYIQVRAVLKSNVDRNVTPILNNVSINYHNPEKPLVPSNLTVTAINGTSVTLKWNGSHENISGYKIYYGTKSGVYNEAQYTPIVIENVQEYTIEGLQEGRVYYFTVTAIGGEGGNIESGFSEEVYVRPIQ, from the coding sequence TTGAAAGTGCATTATATAGGTTTTTTAATAGCTTTTATTTTATATTTTACAGCTAATTTAAATGCTGTTGTTTATGATGTTTTCTCGGATACAAATAATATTTATTATAGTACATTAAACAATTTTACTAATAGTTATATATTATATGATAGTGATTCAGCACTTAACTATTTAACAGGTGATACAGCACTTGATTCTAGCATTTTACAAGGACTTATATACAGTAAAGATATTAAAAGTATAGAAGGAGCCAATGGAGGAGATGCTGTATTTTTTCATAATATTAAATCTTATATAAAACTTGATTATTATACAGGAGATGGTACACATAACTTTGATGATACTATGACAAGTTTTACTTTAGAATTTTATTTGAATCCTTATAGAATAAGAATGAATTCTCAAGTATTATCAAAAACAGCTATATACAATGAAAATGGTGTTACAAAATCTTCAGGTATAAAAGCTAATATTGTTAATGGAAGATTAGTTTGGCAGTTTAATAATTTATTCTCTTATAATGGTGTATATACAAATGTTATGCTTACTCAGGGTGAATATTTAAAAGAGAATGAATGGAGACATCATAGTGTAAGTTTCAATGCTGCTACAGGAAAATTAGTAAAATATATAGACGGACTTGAAGAGCAGGTAGTATATTTAACTAGTACGGGAGATGAAACAGGTTCTCCTTATACTATAGAATTTGATAATATAAAATTAGATCCTTTATATTTAGGAAATGGTTTTATAGGCGGATTAGACGCTTTTTATTTTACACCTCGTTATAAGCAGACTTTTAATTTGTATCCTTATACAGCAGATGGTGAAATAATAAGTAAAGTTATAGATTTTGAGGATCAGAATACATTTATTGATTCTATAGATTATGTTGGAAATGGTACAAATGGAAGTTATATAGATTTATATTATAGAACTTCAGATTATTATTTTGCTCCTGGAGATGTTAATATAGCTTGGGAGCCTTTGAAAAATCATACAAATACGATGACAAATACAATGACTAGATATATTCAGGTTAGGGCTGTATTAAAGAGTAATGTTGATAGAAATGTTACACCTATATTGAATAATGTTTCTATAAATTATCATAATCCTGAAAAACCTTTGGTGCCATCTAATTTAACAGTTACAGCAATAAATGGAACTTCTGTTACATTAAAATGGAATGGTTCCCATGAAAATATATCAGGATATAAAATTTATTATGGAACTAAATCAGGAGTATATAATGAAGCACAATATACACCTATAGTAATAGAAAATGTACAGGAATATACAATAGAAGGACTTCAAGAAGGAAGAGTTTATTACTTTACTGTTACAGCTATAGGTGGAGAGGGTGGCAATATAGAAAGTGGTTTTTCTGAAGAAGTTTATGTAAGACCAATTCAATAA
- a CDS encoding tetratricopeptide repeat protein has protein sequence MSTNTKAMKLSNLAEELLKKGVNEEAIEALKRSMRLSTSEDMKAYLQVAVSLFENGDYEHAKIFLNTFLEYWMAAEAYFILGAIAKKEYRLEEAFELYRKGITLYTSSNLNPYYEFLSLCTLLKEEDKGLETAKNVLKINSKDRVALVYMANYFFRNKLYKEAMNFYKILVDNKLADHNDYHYYGVCLHEIKDYKKAENMYLQALAMYPADTPEVLALKNLRSKTLKDNYPNLKESKEKYTNKIKENPESSDYFHLGNIEFIDGNYEKAAELYSKAKEVYEEQVVIL, from the coding sequence GTGTCTACTAATACTAAAGCAATGAAATTAAGTAATCTTGCCGAGGAATTATTAAAGAAAGGAGTAAATGAAGAGGCTATAGAAGCCTTGAAAAGAAGTATGCGATTAAGCACTTCTGAAGATATGAAAGCATATTTACAAGTTGCAGTTTCTTTATTTGAAAACGGCGATTATGAACATGCTAAAATATTTTTAAATACTTTTTTAGAATATTGGATGGCAGCAGAAGCATATTTTATTTTAGGTGCTATTGCTAAAAAAGAATACAGACTTGAAGAGGCATTTGAACTTTACAGAAAAGGTATTACTTTATATACTTCATCAAATCTTAATCCTTATTATGAATTTTTATCTTTATGTACTCTTCTTAAGGAAGAAGATAAAGGATTAGAAACTGCTAAGAATGTACTTAAAATTAATTCTAAGGATAGGGTTGCTTTAGTTTATATGGCTAATTATTTCTTTAGAAATAAACTTTATAAAGAAGCTATGAATTTTTATAAAATATTAGTAGATAATAAATTGGCTGATCATAATGATTATCATTATTATGGTGTTTGTCTGCATGAAATTAAAGATTATAAAAAAGCAGAAAATATGTATTTGCAGGCTTTAGCTATGTATCCGGCTGATACTCCTGAAGTTTTAGCTCTCAAAAATCTTAGAAGCAAAACTTTAAAAGATAATTATCCTAATTTGAAAGAAAGCAAAGAAAAATATACAAATAAAATAAAAGAAAATCCTGAATCTAGTGACTATTTCCATTTAGGTAATATTGAATTCATAGATGGAAATTATGAAAAAGCTGCTGAATTATATTCCAAAGCTAAAGAAGTTTATGAAGAGCAGGTAGTTATTTTATAA